The nucleotide sequence ATTAGCCACCGAAGTCATCGAGTAAGATGTTTTCATCTTCGACACCAAGATCTTTAAGCATGCCGATAACAGCGGCGTTCATCATTGGAGGACCACACATGTAGTACTCACAATCTTCAGGAGCTTCGTGATCTCGCAGGTAACTTTCATAAAGCACATTATGAATGAAACCTGTTTTACCTTCCCAGTTATCTTCAGGCTGAGGATCTGAAAGGGCAACATGCCAATCGAAGTTTTCATTGTCAGCCGCTAAACCATCGAAATCTTCAACATAGAACATTTCGCGCTTAGAACGAGCACCGTACCAAAAACTCATCTTACGACTTGTATGAAGACGTTTAAGCTGATCGAAGATATGAGAACGCATCGGTGCCATACCAGCACCACCACCAACAAATACCATTTCATTCGTCGTCTGTTTTGCGAAGAACTCACCGAATGGGCCAGAGATCGTGACCTTATCACCCGCTTTTAAGCTAAAGATATAAGAAGACATCTTACCGCAAGGCAGTGACAAATCACGGGGTGGAGGTGAAGCAATACGCACGTTGAGCATGATGATACCTTCCTCTTCAGGATAGTTCGCCATCGAATATGCACGGATTGTTTCGTCTTCAACCTTAGATTCAAGCTTGAAGAAACCGAAATGATCCCAATCGCCACGGTATTCTGCAGGAATATCATAATCTGCATATTTTACGTGATGCGCTGGCGCTTCAATCTGAATATAACCACCGGCACGGAATGGAACAGTATCACCATCAGGGATCTGTAACTTAAGCTCTTTAATGAAGGTGGCTTTATTATCGTTAGAGATAACAGTACATTCCCACTTCTTCACACCGAAGATTTCATCTTCAAGCTCAATTTCCATATCGGTTTTCACGTTTACCTGACAAGATAAACGGCAGCCCTCACGAGCCTCACCTTTAGTGATATGACCTAACTCTGTTGGTAGAATATCGCCACCACCAGATTTAACCTGTACTTTACACTGACCACAAGTACCACCGCCGCCACAGGCGCTCGATATAAAGATACCTTTCTCAGCGAGTGCACCAAGTAACTTACCACCAGCAGGAATGCTGATACTTTTTTCAGGATCTTCATTGATCCCAATTGTAACGTCACCGCTATTTACAAGCTTAGATTTGGCAAACAAAATTATTAACACCAAGCCCAAGACTATTGCAGTAAACATACTCACACCGAGATAAACCTCAAGTGGAGTAGATTCAAGAATATCCATCAACTTATCCTTATAAGTCCGAAACAGGAACCCTGAGGGCCCCGCTTATAGGGAAACACCAGAAAACGACATAAATCCAAGCGCCATAAGACCAGCTGTAACGAAGGTAATACCTAAGCCACGCAGCCCATCAGGCACATCAGCATATTTCAGCTTTTCACGGATACCCGCTAACAAAACGATAGCCAACGCAAAACCTAGACCCGACCCCACACCAAACACAACACTTTCAGCTAGGTTGTAATCACGCTCAACCATGAAAGATACCGCACCAAAAATGGCACAGTTTACCGTGATAAGTGGCAGGAAGATCCCTAACGCGTTATAAAGTGGTGGGAAGAACTTATCCAACACCATTTCAAGTATCTGTACCAAGGCTGCAATAACACCGATGAAGGTGATAAATTTCAAGAAGCTTAGATCAGCATCAGGAAGACCAGCCCAGGTCAAAGCACCGGGAGCTAAAAGTCCTTGATAGATGATTTGGTTAACGGGTACAGAGATAGCCAATACAACAACAACTGCAATACCTAGTCCCATCGCCGTGGTCACTTTCTTTGAAACCGCTAGGAATGTACACATACCTAGGAAAAAAGAGAGCGCCATATTCTCGATAAAAATAGAGCGAATTAGCAAACTTATATAATGTTCCATCACGCTTACCCCTTTGCTTCTACTTGCTCTGGCTTAACAGTACGAATGATCCAGATCAAGGTACCAATTAAGAAGAACGCACTTGGAGGAAGCAATAACAGACCATTTGGCTGATACCAGCCACCGTCTGAAACCTTGCTTAAAATCTCAACACCGAATAACGACCCGTTACCGAAAAGCTCACGAATGAAACCAACAGACATCAAGATAGCACCGTAGCCTAAGCCATTACCGATACCGTCCATAAAGCTCATCATTGGCGGCGTTTTCATCGCATAAGCTTCAGCACGACCCATTACAATACAGTTGGTAATAATCAAACCAACGAATACCGAAAGCTGCTTAGCAATATCATAAGCGTAAGCTTGTAGCACTTGATCAACCACGATAACCAGCGATGCAATAATTGTCATCTGTACGATAATACGTACACTACTCGGTATATGGTTACGAAGCATAGAGATGAAGAGGTTTGAAAATGCCGTAACAACCGTCAAAGCGATTGTCATTACCAATGCCGTTTCCATTTTACTGGTTACAGCAAGCGCACTACAAACACCGAGCACTTGGAGTGCAATCGGATTGTTATTAACAATTGGCCCCGACAGAACCTGTTTAAGCTCTTTAGCGTTAGCCATTAACTCAGTCCTCCATTACGAAATTTCTCGATAAAGCGACCAAAACCTTCGTCACCTAACCAGAACTCAAGTGAGTTTTGAACACCATTACCTGTCAATGTTGCACCGGACAGTGCATCGACACCGTATTCAGATGCAGCAATCACTGGATTTTTAGTGACGCTAATAACTAAGTTACCTTCAGCATCGTAAATCTTCTTACCATACCATTTCGCCATCCACTGAGGATTTTGAACTTCACCACCAAGACCAGGTGTTTCACCTGAACCGGTAAAGGCATAATAAACCAAACTCTGAATCGTATTCATGTCGGGTTTAATGGCGAGAAATGCATACATGGTTGACCAAAGACCATAACCTTTAATAGGTAAGATAACGGTCTTAGGCTGGCCCTGTTCATCATTGACCAGATAAACCACTGCGGTGTTAGCGACACGCTTTACTGACGCGATATCATTTTGTGGTTTAAAAGAGTTTGCAAGATCACGAGATGCTTTATCAGCATCGAATAAATCTGCATTACCTTCAACCCAATCACCGGTTTTCAGGTCAACAAGCTTAGCGACAACGTATTTATTGTAGGTTGCAAGCACCTCAGCTTTCGACATAGGCGCATCATCAGCTTGAGTTAGACCGGCAGCTTCTAGAATGTATTTTTGCTTATCGAGCAATTTATTCTCTATCTGAATAGGTCTTAGTAATACCGCGGCAGTAGAGACAAATACTGAACAGATAAAACATAAGCCAACGACGACAAAGAGGGTTCTTCCGAACGAATCTTTTTTACTAGCCACGAGCAATCCTCCGCTTGATATTTGCCTGAACAACAAAAT is from Shewanella sp. MTB7 and encodes:
- the nqrE gene encoding NADH:ubiquinone reductase (Na(+)-transporting) subunit E, yielding MEHYISLLIRSIFIENMALSFFLGMCTFLAVSKKVTTAMGLGIAVVVVLAISVPVNQIIYQGLLAPGALTWAGLPDADLSFLKFITFIGVIAALVQILEMVLDKFFPPLYNALGIFLPLITVNCAIFGAVSFMVERDYNLAESVVFGVGSGLGFALAIVLLAGIREKLKYADVPDGLRGLGITFVTAGLMALGFMSFSGVSL
- a CDS encoding Na(+)-translocating NADH-quinone reductase subunit C; the protein is MASKKDSFGRTLFVVVGLCFICSVFVSTAAVLLRPIQIENKLLDKQKYILEAAGLTQADDAPMSKAEVLATYNKYVVAKLVDLKTGDWVEGNADLFDADKASRDLANSFKPQNDIASVKRVANTAVVYLVNDEQGQPKTVILPIKGYGLWSTMYAFLAIKPDMNTIQSLVYYAFTGSGETPGLGGEVQNPQWMAKWYGKKIYDAEGNLVISVTKNPVIAASEYGVDALSGATLTGNGVQNSLEFWLGDEGFGRFIEKFRNGGLS
- the nqrF gene encoding NADH:ubiquinone reductase (Na(+)-transporting) subunit F, which encodes MDILESTPLEVYLGVSMFTAIVLGLVLIILFAKSKLVNSGDVTIGINEDPEKSISIPAGGKLLGALAEKGIFISSACGGGGTCGQCKVQVKSGGGDILPTELGHITKGEAREGCRLSCQVNVKTDMEIELEDEIFGVKKWECTVISNDNKATFIKELKLQIPDGDTVPFRAGGYIQIEAPAHHVKYADYDIPAEYRGDWDHFGFFKLESKVEDETIRAYSMANYPEEEGIIMLNVRIASPPPRDLSLPCGKMSSYIFSLKAGDKVTISGPFGEFFAKQTTNEMVFVGGGAGMAPMRSHIFDQLKRLHTSRKMSFWYGARSKREMFYVEDFDGLAADNENFDWHVALSDPQPEDNWEGKTGFIHNVLYESYLRDHEAPEDCEYYMCGPPMMNAAVIGMLKDLGVEDENILLDDFGG
- a CDS encoding NADH:ubiquinone reductase (Na(+)-transporting) subunit D, which gives rise to MANAKELKQVLSGPIVNNNPIALQVLGVCSALAVTSKMETALVMTIALTVVTAFSNLFISMLRNHIPSSVRIIVQMTIIASLVIVVDQVLQAYAYDIAKQLSVFVGLIITNCIVMGRAEAYAMKTPPMMSFMDGIGNGLGYGAILMSVGFIRELFGNGSLFGVEILSKVSDGGWYQPNGLLLLPPSAFFLIGTLIWIIRTVKPEQVEAKG